AGGTCCGGCAGGCAGGCCCGCTCAACACCGAGCAGGCGCATCGCACGGACGGCCCGGCGGATCAGACGGCGCAGGACATAGCCGCGGCCTTCGTTGGACGGTGCCACGCCGTCGGCAATGAGCATCAGGGCCGAACGGATGTGGTCTGCAACAACGCGCATGCGGACGTCGTCAGTGTGGTGTGGGTCATCAGCTGACTCTGCAGAGGTGTACTCCCGGCCGGAGAGCTCAGCAGCTTTGTCGATGACAGGACGGACCTGATCGGTCTCATACATGTTCTCAACGCCCTGGAGGATCATCGCAAGACGTTCCATGCCCAGGCCGGTGTCGATGTTCTTGTTCGGGAGTTCGCCTACGATGTCGAAGTCCACCTTGGAACGGACATTTTCGATCTGGTACTGCATGAACACGAGGTTCCAGATTTCGATGTACCGGGTCTCGTCAGCGAGGGGTCCGCCTTCCATACCGTAGGCGGGGCCACGGTCATAGTAGATCTCGGAGCACGGGCCAGCCGGGCCGGGCTGGCCGGTGTGCCAGTAGTTGTCGGATTTGCCCATGCGTTGAATGCGGTCAGCCGGGATGGCGGTGTTCTTGAGCCACAGTTCCTTGGCTTCGTCGTCTTCTTCATAGACGGTCACCCAGATGCGTTCGGCCGGAAGCCCATAGCCGCCGTCGTCAACGCTCTTGGTGAGAAGCTCGAAGGCGAACTTGATGGCATCTTCCTTGAAGTAGTCACCAAAGGAGAAGTTGCCGCACATCTGGAAAAACGTGCCGTGCCGGGCCGTCTTACCGACTTCCTCGATGTCGCCGGTGCGGATGCACTTCTGGACGCTGGTGGCGCGCTGGTAGGGCGGCTCTTCGCGCGCGGTCAGATAAGGAATGAATGGGACCATGCCGGCCACAGTGAAGAGAAGTGACGGGTCGCTTGAAACGAGCGACGCGGAGGGAACGGCGGTGTGGCCCTTGCTGACAAAAAAGTCCACCCAGCGCTTGGTGATCTCCTGCGACTTCATTAGCTGATTACTTACCCTTCTCAATTCACTGCACACGTTGTGCGCGGAACCGGCTGTTGCCCTTCCGCAGCTTTCCATTCTGCCCTGTTGCGGGCGCGGGAGCGAACCGTGTTCGCTAGCGCCGGCCGGCGTTGGGGTTGTTATCCGTACTTGTAATGCCCAACGCGGCCCTCAAGTCCTCTTCCCGTTCATGCATGCCTGACCGTACAGCGTCGGCGAAATCGAACATGCCATCGGCCAGGCGGCCAACCGCGCGATTCAGGCCATCGGGGCCGATGTTGGCCTGGGCCTGGGTGACTTTGCGGAAGGCGATAACGCCAATGGCGACGCCAATGCCCATCCATACAATTCTTTTCATGTGTTCCGGGTCTCCAATTGGTTCAGCGGCTGCGGCGGCCGGAGGACGGAGCGCGACGGCCGGCGAAAGCCGAACGGACACCATAACTGAAAGCTGCAACCTTGATCAGCGGCGAACCAACAGTCGCAGCCACCAGGGAGGTCAAAGCGGAAATGTTCGCCGATGCGTCGGAGACATTCGAGGCGATGCCGTCGACTTTTTTCAGTTGCTGGTTGGTAGTGGAAACCGTTGCGGTTACTTCGTCCATGAGGGGCGTCGCCCCGTCGCTGATGGATCGGATGGTGGTGCGCACTTCGTCAAAGACGCCACCGAGCTTCAAGATAGGCACGGCCAACAGCAGAACCAGGAGTGCGAAGACTCCTGCTGCTATCAGGCCGGCGATGTCGCCACCAGACATAGAATTCATCTCCTAGATTGTTGCGCTGCCCTGCACGACCGGAATCCGGCTTCGGCCAAGGCCTCCCCAGTACCTTATACAAAAAGGAAGCCCGCGGCGTGTGCCACGGGCTTCCTTGTAAGCGCTGCTTGAATTTAGCGAGCGTAGAATTCGACGACGAGCTGCTCTTCACAGATCACGGGGACCTCAGAGCGCTTCGGGCGGCGAACCAAGCGGGCCTGCAGGGCGTCGAGCTTGACGTCCAGGTATGCCGGCACGTTGTTCAGGGCGTGGGCACCAGCAGCTGCGACCTGGAACGGAGCCATGACCTCGGAGCGGCTGTGAACGTGGATGAGCTGGCCTTCGCCAACGCGGAAGGACGGGCGGTCCACGCGGATGCCGTCAACCATGATGTGGCGGTGCACAACGAGCTGGCGGGCCTGTGCGATGGTGCGGGCGAAGCCTGCACGCAGTACCAGGGCGTCCAGACGCATTTCGAGCAGCTCAACCAGGTTTTCACCGGTGAGGCCCTTGGTGCGGCGTGCTTCTTCGAAGGCACGGGTCATCTGGGCTTCGCGGATGCCGTACTGGGCGCGCAGACGCTGCTTTTCGCGCAGACGTACGGCGTAGTCGGAGTCCTGCTTCTTGCGGGCACGGCCGTGCTCACCGGGGCCGTACGGGCGGCGCTCCATGTACTTGGCGGCCTTGGGGGTCAGAGCAATGCCGAGTGCACGCGAAAGGCGTGCGGTACGGCGAGCACGAGTGTTGTTAGCCACTTGTGTCCTTCCAAATTACTGCGGTGTGTCAGTGTTACTGGCCTCCATCAGGGAGAGCATCGGCCAACCGCTGCCTTTTGCTACTGGCCCGCGGCACAGCTCCATTGAAGGAATCTTCAAAGGGATTGTGCGTCGGGTCATGCCAGACAAGCAACTATCCTACCACGCTACTGTCCCCGGATGATCTTCCGGAGCCGTTCCAGCCTGGCAGCTATATCGCGTTCGGCGCCATTGTTGGTTGGCTCGTAGTAGTCCTTCCCCACCAGGTCATCCGGCGGGTACTGCTGTGTTGCCACCCCATGCGGTTCGTCA
This genomic stretch from Micrococcaceae bacterium Sec5.1 harbors:
- a CDS encoding DUF6167 family protein → MKRIVWMGIGVAIGVIAFRKVTQAQANIGPDGLNRAVGRLADGMFDFADAVRSGMHEREEDLRAALGITSTDNNPNAGRR
- the rpsD gene encoding 30S ribosomal protein S4, with the protein product MANNTRARRTARLSRALGIALTPKAAKYMERRPYGPGEHGRARKKQDSDYAVRLREKQRLRAQYGIREAQMTRAFEEARRTKGLTGENLVELLEMRLDALVLRAGFARTIAQARQLVVHRHIMVDGIRVDRPSFRVGEGQLIHVHSRSEVMAPFQVAAAGAHALNNVPAYLDVKLDALQARLVRRPKRSEVPVICEEQLVVEFYAR
- a CDS encoding DUF948 domain-containing protein translates to MSGGDIAGLIAAGVFALLVLLLAVPILKLGGVFDEVRTTIRSISDGATPLMDEVTATVSTTNQQLKKVDGIASNVSDASANISALTSLVAATVGSPLIKVAAFSYGVRSAFAGRRAPSSGRRSR